Proteins encoded by one window of Enterococcus saccharolyticus subsp. saccharolyticus:
- a CDS encoding CHAP domain-containing protein — MKKKYLATLMVCSLMLTAVSAPSATLADTIDDQIEQQDQKINSLKGQQADAQAQIDALSSEIAAVSEKVGELEAKQAELGKEAEKLQQTIADLKLRIAQREEVIQNQARDVQVNGDNMNLIDAVLEADSLSDAIGRVQAVSTIVKANNELIEKQKQDKEAVEKNIKENERKVQEVAATQQQLEAEQNSLAEKQASINVLKADLAAQQATAEGDKANLQKKKEEAEAEKARILAAQQAAAKKAAEEQARIEAAQQKAAKQAAAQQAQAEVQAEQPAVQEEAQQTQEQPKAEETVEQTEQSETVEQPKAEETVEQPAPKVEVKEEVVQEVKTSEPTVVEEPVVETTPEVKVEVETPVVETTNNSSFGGNSSSGAVDHSASGNMYAWGQCTWFVKNRAPWVGTYWGNGAQWGASAAADGYTVNGTPAAGAVVVFAAGQSVGGVWTADGVYGHVGYVESYDAASNTITISQGGMGFSSPGGPNTATMSASGYTYIHR; from the coding sequence TTGAAGAAAAAATACTTAGCCACTTTAATGGTATGTTCATTAATGTTAACAGCAGTTTCAGCACCAAGCGCAACTTTGGCAGATACAATCGATGATCAAATCGAACAACAAGATCAAAAAATCAATTCTTTAAAAGGGCAACAAGCGGACGCGCAAGCACAAATTGATGCTTTATCATCAGAAATTGCAGCAGTTAGCGAAAAAGTTGGCGAATTAGAAGCAAAACAAGCTGAATTAGGTAAAGAAGCTGAAAAATTACAACAAACAATCGCTGATTTAAAATTACGCATTGCACAACGTGAAGAAGTTATCCAAAACCAAGCACGTGACGTACAAGTGAATGGCGATAACATGAACTTAATTGACGCTGTACTAGAAGCTGATTCTTTAAGCGATGCAATTGGTCGTGTTCAAGCAGTTTCAACAATTGTTAAAGCGAACAATGAATTAATTGAGAAGCAAAAACAAGATAAAGAAGCTGTTGAAAAAAATATCAAAGAGAATGAAAGAAAAGTCCAAGAAGTTGCGGCGACACAACAACAATTGGAAGCTGAACAAAATTCTCTTGCTGAAAAACAAGCAAGTATTAATGTCTTAAAAGCAGACTTAGCAGCACAACAAGCTACTGCTGAAGGCGATAAAGCAAACTTACAAAAGAAAAAAGAAGAAGCTGAAGCTGAAAAAGCACGTATTTTAGCAGCACAACAAGCAGCCGCTAAAAAAGCAGCAGAAGAGCAAGCACGTATTGAAGCTGCTCAACAAAAAGCAGCGAAACAAGCAGCAGCACAACAAGCTCAAGCTGAAGTTCAAGCAGAACAACCAGCAGTTCAAGAAGAAGCACAACAAACACAAGAGCAACCAAAGGCTGAAGAAACAGTAGAACAAACAGAACAATCTGAAACAGTAGAACAACCAAAAGCTGAAGAAACAGTAGAGCAACCTGCTCCAAAAGTTGAAGTAAAAGAAGAAGTTGTTCAAGAAGTGAAAACAAGCGAACCAACTGTTGTTGAAGAACCAGTTGTTGAAACAACACCAGAAGTGAAAGTTGAAGTTGAAACGCCAGTCGTTGAAACAACCAATAACAGCTCATTTGGAGGTAATTCATCAAGTGGTGCTGTAGATCACTCAGCATCAGGCAACATGTACGCTTGGGGACAATGTACTTGGTTTGTTAAAAACCGTGCACCATGGGTTGGAACATACTGGGGTAATGGCGCACAGTGGGGAGCATCGGCTGCAGCTGATGGTTACACTGTAAATGGTACACCTGCTGCTGGAGCAGTCGTTGTATTTGCAGCTGGTCAATCTGTAGGTGGCGTTTGGACAGCAGACGGCGTTTATGGACACGTAGGTTACGTAGAATCTTACGATGCAGCAAGCAATACAATCACTATTTCTCAAGGCGGAATGGGATTCTCTAGTCCTGGAGGCCCTAACACAGCAACAATGAGCGCATCAGGTTACACTTATATTCACCGTTAA
- a CDS encoding ABC transporter permease, protein MKRLKNVFQAIVSSPIYTLSFVFLTLLIVLSLVAPLLPIDPNATDVSNMSQPPSLKHLFGTDEVGRDYFIRVVYGGRVSLLVGVLAMLTATTIGTTIGLVSGYFGGWIDNILMRLVDILSSIPWLVLVIVLSVFLKPGLGTIIIVIGCFSWMNIARLIRGETLSAKERDYVLYANFIGQSPATIIFKHIFPSVLPMLIVAASTSISSAIMTESALSFLGLGIQQPMASWGSLLQNAQNSLQRAPYMAILPGLFVALTIYSFNNLGDMIKQVLQREV, encoded by the coding sequence ATGAAACGTTTGAAAAATGTATTCCAAGCGATTGTTTCTTCTCCGATTTATACCCTTTCTTTTGTTTTTTTAACCTTATTAATTGTCTTGTCGTTAGTCGCACCATTGTTGCCGATAGACCCAAATGCCACTGATGTAAGTAATATGTCACAACCACCCAGTTTGAAACATCTTTTTGGTACTGATGAAGTTGGACGTGATTATTTTATTCGGGTGGTTTATGGCGGACGTGTCTCTTTATTAGTAGGTGTCTTAGCGATGCTAACAGCGACTACAATCGGGACAACAATTGGTTTGGTTTCAGGGTATTTTGGAGGTTGGATTGATAACATTTTAATGCGACTTGTGGATATTTTATCTTCTATTCCATGGTTGGTCTTAGTGATTGTTTTGAGTGTCTTTTTAAAACCAGGACTGGGAACGATTATTATTGTTATCGGGTGTTTTTCTTGGATGAATATTGCCCGCTTAATTCGTGGCGAAACATTGTCTGCGAAAGAAAGAGATTATGTATTGTATGCCAATTTCATTGGGCAATCACCAGCAACCATTATTTTTAAACATATCTTTCCCTCGGTGTTACCGATGTTAATTGTTGCAGCATCGACCAGTATTTCAAGTGCTATCATGACTGAATCAGCTTTAAGTTTCTTAGGATTAGGAATTCAACAACCCATGGCATCTTGGGGAAGTCTCTTGCAAAATGCCCAAAACAGTTTGCAACGTGCGCCTTATATGGCAATATTGCCGGGGTTATTTGTTGCTTTGACGATTTATTCCTTTAACAATCTTGGCGATATGATTAAGCAAGTCTTGCAAAGGGAGGTCTAG
- a CDS encoding helix-turn-helix transcriptional regulator has protein sequence MKKSERLNQELIFIHRKKQFNLRDLMTEFRISKRTALRDTIELEELGAPLYAESGKNGGYHVLPHQLRIPIYFKETELLSIFFALQLLKNPTPFPHSYQQIKEKLAEKFSVTSLEELETVLSYEGVRMPIAVPQLEILYQAILAQHQLRLDYQKAQRENKIIQPVRLNYRHGFWYCFALDVQKQQWRTYRCDKMSNIHFFSEGQKYTTQEIQQQLVQQQRPYCFEIQLTVKGCEMAQQQLFPNMTIVDSQLKGTYHEKELDFLVNYLLMFGTEALILKPRKLKQAYLQKLQDIQARY, from the coding sequence ATGAAAAAAAGTGAACGGCTCAATCAAGAATTAATTTTTATTCACAGAAAAAAACAATTTAACTTGCGTGATTTAATGACCGAATTTCGTATTTCTAAACGAACGGCATTACGTGATACTATCGAATTAGAAGAACTGGGTGCGCCTCTATATGCTGAAAGTGGAAAAAATGGCGGATATCATGTGTTACCCCATCAATTACGAATACCAATTTATTTTAAAGAAACGGAATTATTGAGTATTTTCTTCGCTTTGCAATTATTGAAAAATCCCACGCCTTTTCCTCATTCCTATCAACAAATCAAAGAAAAATTAGCAGAGAAATTTTCAGTTACATCTTTAGAAGAATTGGAAACTGTGCTTAGCTATGAGGGAGTCCGAATGCCGATAGCTGTTCCTCAGTTGGAGATATTGTATCAAGCTATTTTAGCGCAGCATCAGCTACGCTTAGATTATCAAAAAGCACAAAGAGAAAATAAAATCATTCAACCTGTACGCTTAAATTATCGTCATGGTTTTTGGTATTGTTTTGCCCTAGATGTACAAAAACAACAATGGCGAACGTATCGTTGTGATAAGATGTCTAACATTCACTTTTTTTCAGAAGGACAAAAATATACTACACAAGAAATACAACAACAACTAGTTCAACAGCAACGCCCATATTGTTTTGAAATACAATTAACAGTCAAAGGATGTGAGATGGCTCAGCAGCAACTATTTCCTAATATGACTATTGTAGATAGTCAATTGAAAGGAACCTATCACGAAAAAGAACTTGATTTTTTAGTGAATTATTTATTGATGTTTGGCACTGAAGCCCTCATTCTTAAGCCACGTAAACTAAAACAAGCCTATTTGCAAAAACTACAAGATATACAAGCTCGTTACTGA
- a CDS encoding ABC transporter substrate-binding protein: protein MKKWKKGLFSFGIVALGLALAACSSGTSNTNESTNASTTKADDSTFTYAISGDPSSTNPINTSDRWGLTVTNIIYSPLVIVEGDGTTKNALAESVEPAADGLSVTVHLKQDVKWSDGEPFTADDVVFTYEQKAKKENGNADKLWVGDQPIKVEKVDDYTVKFVLPQASAAAINNIATETFIIPKHVFEGVEDFSVNELPENPVGTGPYKLVEYKRGEYLTFEANEHYFGGEASIKNLTLRIIESADTTKVALQKGEVDAAFVLPSDVADLDEKTITTYPYSENRVGYLGLNTHSEALQDVKVRQAVLFALNKDELNQAAYLTTDYYEQPYSFLPPNNPYVTEDVEKYETNIEKSKELLKEANVSDLKLNLGFSSSDPAQTIQATLIQQQLQKAGITVTLEGGDSTAIFAELKKEGSTKYNLFLGGYIMGNDPDLYGALFETDGSSNYFQTDNQKTDELFSKAAVELDETKRKELYNELQQAIAEDARIYPIVDNKKILAVNNRIENVETAGLIPIYTFEDVSKLTIK from the coding sequence ATGAAGAAATGGAAAAAGGGGCTTTTTAGTTTTGGTATCGTTGCTTTAGGGCTGGCTTTAGCGGCTTGCTCATCGGGAACTAGCAATACCAACGAATCTACGAATGCCTCAACAACAAAAGCTGATGATTCAACATTTACTTATGCGATTAGTGGCGATCCATCGTCAACGAATCCAATTAATACGAGTGATCGTTGGGGACTAACTGTAACCAATATCATTTATTCACCATTAGTGATTGTGGAAGGTGATGGGACAACGAAAAATGCCTTGGCAGAGTCAGTGGAACCTGCTGCTGATGGTTTATCAGTAACTGTTCATCTAAAACAGGATGTGAAATGGTCAGATGGTGAACCATTTACAGCAGATGATGTTGTTTTCACTTATGAACAAAAAGCGAAAAAAGAAAATGGGAATGCTGATAAATTATGGGTAGGCGACCAACCAATTAAAGTTGAAAAAGTGGATGACTATACAGTCAAATTTGTCTTACCACAAGCAAGTGCAGCAGCGATTAATAATATTGCGACAGAGACATTTATCATTCCAAAACATGTCTTTGAAGGTGTTGAAGATTTTTCAGTGAATGAATTGCCAGAGAATCCAGTTGGAACAGGACCGTATAAATTAGTTGAATACAAACGTGGCGAATATTTAACATTTGAAGCAAATGAACACTATTTTGGCGGCGAAGCTTCAATTAAAAACTTAACATTACGTATTATTGAAAGTGCGGATACAACAAAAGTTGCTTTACAAAAAGGTGAAGTAGATGCAGCATTTGTTTTACCATCTGATGTGGCTGATTTAGATGAAAAAACAATCACAACATATCCATATAGTGAAAACCGTGTGGGCTATCTAGGATTGAACACTCATTCAGAAGCATTACAAGATGTAAAAGTTCGTCAAGCAGTCTTATTTGCTTTAAACAAAGATGAATTAAATCAAGCTGCTTACTTAACAACGGATTATTATGAACAACCTTATTCATTCTTACCACCAAACAATCCATATGTAACAGAGGATGTTGAAAAATATGAAACGAACATTGAAAAATCAAAAGAACTATTAAAAGAAGCCAATGTAAGCGACTTGAAATTAAACTTAGGTTTTTCTTCAAGTGATCCAGCGCAAACGATTCAAGCAACCTTGATTCAACAACAATTACAAAAAGCTGGGATTACAGTTACCTTAGAAGGTGGCGATAGCACAGCAATTTTTGCGGAACTAAAGAAAGAAGGATCAACAAAATACAACCTTTTCTTAGGTGGTTATATTATGGGGAATGATCCAGATTTATATGGTGCGCTATTTGAAACAGATGGTAGCTCAAATTACTTCCAAACAGACAATCAAAAAACAGATGAGTTGTTTAGCAAAGCAGCTGTGGAATTAGATGAAACGAAGCGTAAAGAATTATACAACGAATTGCAACAAGCAATTGCGGAAGATGCACGTATCTACCCAATTGTTGATAACAAAAAAATTCTAGCAGTGAATAATCGTATTGAAAATGTTGAAACTGCAGGATTAATTCCAATTTACACATTTGAAGATGTATCTAAATTAACGATTAAATAG
- a CDS encoding OsmC family protein codes for MTIETFTLIQGKEKIELPHETGNWVLAREQGYSPVQMLVCAVGACGGYVYQSVLENSHIPYQFEKIEADYTRDTTRRAEPIQSIQLRFYVKVEAEFQEKAHRCLKLVSPNCPVIQSLDPAIEVEETVEFI; via the coding sequence ATGACAATCGAGACATTTACACTCATTCAAGGAAAAGAAAAAATCGAGTTGCCTCATGAAACCGGCAATTGGGTTTTAGCAAGAGAACAAGGCTATTCACCCGTGCAAATGCTTGTTTGTGCTGTAGGAGCCTGTGGAGGGTATGTTTACCAATCTGTTTTAGAAAATTCACATATTCCGTATCAATTTGAAAAAATCGAAGCCGATTATACACGTGATACCACTCGTCGTGCGGAACCCATTCAATCCATTCAATTACGTTTTTATGTAAAAGTTGAAGCAGAATTTCAAGAAAAAGCCCACCGTTGTCTAAAATTAGTGTCACCGAATTGTCCGGTTATTCAAAGTTTAGATCCTGCTATTGAAGTGGAAGAAACGGTAGAATTTATTTAA
- the recQ gene encoding DNA helicase RecQ, which produces MTELTQLLEEKFGYQTFRTGQEEIIRKILNREDVLGIMPTGGGKSICYQLPALLFNGLTIVVSPLISLMKDQVDSLNEMGIPATYVNSTLHFSEIQQRLGMAARGEVKLLYLAPERLETADFLELLRHVDIDLVAVDEAHCISQWGHDFRPSYLKLAETLRSFAQRPTIVALTATATTHVAKDICHLLSIPAENQIKTGFARENLAFQVVKEQKDVYLLEYLKTNKGQAGIIYASTRKEVERLYHLLRHKEIAAGMYHGGLSEQSRSKNQEDFLFDRIQVMVATNAFGMGINKSNVRFVIHAQIPGNLESYYQEAGRAGRDGLPSEAVLLYAAQDLQIQQFFIEQSDSSIDYQQNEYLKLREMSQYAHTQMCLQCYILRYFGEEGTPCGKCSNCLDDRESVDITLETQKVLSCVKRMGEKFGKSLVGKVLTGSKDQKITQWRFDHLSTYGLMNDWTQKEVIQLIDYLTAEQYLTPSEGQYPLLSISPEGIDVLLGKRKVYRKQAAVKQLVMDNELFEELRAIRLSLAQEQNLPPYIIFSDKTLQELAEKQPQTSLEFLQIKGVGQNKLDKYGEQFLTILQKENK; this is translated from the coding sequence ATGACTGAGTTAACACAACTACTAGAAGAAAAATTTGGCTATCAAACATTTCGGACAGGACAAGAAGAAATCATTCGCAAAATTTTAAATCGCGAAGATGTGCTAGGTATTATGCCCACAGGTGGAGGGAAGTCGATTTGCTATCAATTGCCGGCACTGTTATTTAATGGTTTGACAATCGTCGTCTCACCGTTGATTTCTTTGATGAAAGATCAAGTGGACAGTCTAAATGAAATGGGGATTCCAGCTACTTATGTGAACAGTACGCTTCACTTTTCAGAAATTCAACAGCGTCTAGGGATGGCAGCTCGAGGGGAAGTAAAGCTCTTATATTTGGCGCCTGAACGTTTAGAAACAGCAGATTTTCTAGAATTGTTACGCCATGTTGATATTGATTTAGTAGCCGTTGATGAAGCGCACTGTATCTCACAATGGGGGCATGATTTTCGTCCCAGCTACTTAAAATTAGCTGAAACCTTACGTTCCTTTGCCCAACGACCAACAATTGTCGCACTCACAGCTACGGCAACAACCCATGTTGCCAAAGATATCTGTCATTTGTTATCCATTCCGGCAGAAAATCAAATTAAAACAGGATTTGCACGTGAAAATTTGGCTTTTCAGGTTGTGAAAGAACAAAAAGATGTGTATTTATTGGAATATTTGAAAACCAATAAAGGACAAGCAGGGATCATTTATGCAAGTACACGTAAAGAAGTGGAACGTTTGTATCATTTATTGCGCCACAAAGAGATAGCTGCTGGAATGTATCATGGTGGACTTTCTGAGCAATCCCGTTCAAAAAATCAAGAAGATTTCTTATTTGATCGCATTCAGGTTATGGTTGCCACGAACGCATTTGGGATGGGAATTAATAAAAGTAATGTCCGTTTTGTCATTCATGCCCAAATTCCTGGCAATTTAGAATCGTATTATCAAGAAGCTGGACGAGCAGGGCGCGATGGATTACCAAGTGAAGCGGTTCTACTTTATGCAGCGCAAGATTTACAAATTCAACAATTCTTTATTGAACAATCAGACTCTTCTATTGATTATCAACAAAATGAGTATTTGAAATTACGTGAAATGAGTCAATATGCACATACACAAATGTGTTTGCAATGCTATATTTTACGCTATTTTGGGGAAGAGGGAACGCCTTGTGGAAAGTGTAGCAATTGCTTGGATGATCGTGAATCAGTGGATATCACCTTAGAAACACAAAAAGTTTTATCTTGTGTGAAGCGGATGGGGGAAAAATTCGGAAAATCACTGGTAGGTAAAGTTTTAACAGGTTCTAAAGACCAAAAAATTACGCAATGGCGTTTTGACCATCTGTCGACTTATGGTTTGATGAACGATTGGACGCAAAAAGAAGTCATACAATTGATTGATTATTTAACTGCGGAACAATATTTGACGCCATCAGAAGGGCAGTATCCGTTATTATCGATTTCTCCAGAAGGCATTGATGTGTTGCTGGGGAAACGGAAAGTCTATCGTAAGCAAGCGGCAGTGAAACAATTAGTGATGGATAATGAACTATTTGAAGAATTACGAGCAATACGTTTGTCATTAGCACAAGAACAAAATTTACCACCGTATATTATTTTTTCTGATAAAACATTACAAGAGCTAGCCGAAAAACAACCACAAACTTCCTTGGAATTTTTACAAATTAAAGGTGTTGGTCAAAATAAGCTAGATAAATATGGAGAACAATTCTTAACAATTTTACAAAAAGAAAATAAATAG
- a CDS encoding ABC transporter ATP-binding protein, with translation MNNNIVELSNLRVTIQPKRGVAAPILRGIDLAVPKGKVLGIVGESGSGKSMAMKSMMDILPEQALMTTDRFTFNGETVTNPKTLPISMIFQDPMTSLNPLRTIGYHLTEVILRNQKITKKAAHERAIQELEKVGIALAEKRMKQFPHELSGGMRQRVMIAMALLAQPELLIADEPTTALDVTIQAQILSLIKELQADENLSVILVTHDFGVVAGMCDYIKVMYQGILVEEGTTEEIFYQPQHPYTKQLLKAAHLGDKQAQLHVFDYQEVLPDDLPRHDISPTHHVWLKEEER, from the coding sequence ATGAATAACAATATCGTAGAATTAAGTAATTTACGTGTAACGATTCAACCAAAGCGTGGTGTAGCTGCACCGATTCTTCGAGGAATTGATTTAGCAGTTCCTAAAGGCAAAGTGCTAGGAATTGTTGGAGAATCAGGCAGTGGGAAAAGCATGGCGATGAAAAGCATGATGGACATTTTACCTGAACAAGCACTGATGACAACTGATCGGTTTACGTTCAATGGCGAAACGGTTACGAATCCTAAAACTTTGCCGATTTCAATGATTTTTCAAGATCCGATGACTTCATTAAACCCGTTACGTACGATTGGGTACCATTTAACAGAAGTGATTTTGCGCAATCAAAAAATAACAAAAAAAGCGGCACATGAACGGGCTATTCAAGAACTAGAAAAAGTCGGAATTGCATTAGCTGAAAAACGAATGAAACAATTTCCTCACGAATTATCGGGCGGAATGCGCCAACGGGTAATGATTGCGATGGCTTTATTGGCGCAACCAGAACTTTTAATTGCCGATGAACCAACCACCGCACTTGATGTGACGATTCAAGCACAAATTTTATCTTTGATTAAAGAACTACAAGCTGACGAGAATCTTTCTGTTATTTTAGTTACACATGATTTCGGGGTAGTTGCAGGCATGTGTGATTATATCAAAGTGATGTATCAAGGTATTCTTGTGGAAGAAGGCACGACAGAAGAGATTTTTTATCAACCACAACACCCGTATACGAAACAATTGCTAAAAGCTGCGCATTTAGGAGATAAACAGGCGCAGTTGCATGTTTTTGATTATCAGGAAGTCTTGCCGGACGATTTGCCTCGTCATGACATATCACCAACGCATCATGTTTGGTTGAAGGAGGAAGAAAGATGA
- a CDS encoding ABC transporter permease: MLRYIAKRILQAIPLLLIISFIVFSLIHLAPYDVIDSVTTPNMSPDRVEALREKYGLNEPFLVQYVTWLTNIFKGDFGYSLVSQRSIAGELAVRIPNTMKLIVPAYLTALILAITLGLLAAANKGKFFDKLIDGIASLGIAIPTFWFAMILIYFLGYRLNLFPIIGMNTVGKAGDFNDFLAHFIMPYTTLTVAFFPELTRYIRASALQQVSEDYVTVQKAFHATKGQIFRRHISRNVLIPVVTQLGLALPMLVTGAIITETIFGWPGVGPYLTSATRSLDYPVIMAIMLLSATLVILGNLLSDVLYSVVDPRIRKGGKE, translated from the coding sequence GTGCTACGATATATTGCGAAACGAATACTCCAAGCTATTCCATTGTTATTAATTATTTCGTTTATAGTATTTTCACTGATTCATTTGGCTCCGTATGATGTGATTGATTCGGTGACAACACCAAATATGTCACCCGATCGAGTGGAGGCATTACGAGAAAAATATGGATTAAATGAACCTTTTCTAGTGCAATATGTGACTTGGTTGACGAATATTTTTAAAGGAGATTTTGGCTATTCATTAGTATCACAGCGAAGCATCGCTGGAGAATTAGCAGTGCGTATTCCCAATACGATGAAATTAATTGTCCCTGCGTATTTGACTGCATTAATTTTAGCAATTACATTGGGATTACTTGCTGCAGCAAACAAAGGAAAATTTTTCGATAAATTAATTGATGGGATTGCTTCATTAGGAATTGCGATTCCGACATTTTGGTTTGCGATGATTTTGATTTATTTTTTAGGATATCGTTTGAATCTATTCCCAATTATCGGTATGAATACTGTCGGAAAAGCAGGCGATTTTAATGATTTTCTCGCACATTTCATCATGCCATATACAACTTTAACTGTGGCTTTTTTCCCAGAATTGACCCGGTATATTCGAGCTTCTGCACTCCAACAAGTGTCAGAAGATTATGTGACAGTGCAAAAAGCCTTTCATGCAACCAAAGGGCAAATTTTCCGTCGCCATATCAGTCGGAATGTTTTAATTCCAGTCGTAACGCAATTAGGCTTAGCTTTGCCAATGTTAGTGACGGGGGCGATTATTACAGAAACGATTTTTGGCTGGCCAGGTGTGGGTCCTTATTTAACGAGTGCAACCAGAAGTTTAGATTATCCAGTCATTATGGCGATTATGCTACTTTCAGCGACTCTGGTCATTTTAGGAAATCTGCTTTCAGATGTGCTTTATTCCGTCGTTGATCCACGAATTCGTAAGGGAGGAAAAGAGTAA
- a CDS encoding VOC family protein: protein MTIQLATFLTLDGNATQAIIFYQETFQAKLLFKITNQQFKERLNPQLEIPEGQEDYISHSILQIGTTQLQIADTSLTGDKLITGNNFSLSFTFNDLETIKQIYQKVIQHKETQILLPPCENEFADFYTIVRDPFGITLQLTKEKQPDPVKKG from the coding sequence ATGACCATTCAATTAGCTACATTTTTAACACTAGACGGTAACGCAACACAAGCAATCATCTTTTACCAAGAAACTTTTCAAGCAAAACTCCTTTTTAAGATTACCAATCAACAATTCAAGGAACGTTTAAATCCCCAGCTAGAAATTCCTGAAGGACAAGAAGATTATATTTCACATTCAATTTTACAAATTGGTACGACCCAGCTACAAATTGCTGATACTTCACTTACTGGCGATAAGCTTATCACTGGTAACAACTTTTCCTTGAGCTTTACGTTTAATGATTTAGAAACTATTAAACAAATTTACCAAAAAGTTATTCAACATAAAGAAACGCAGATTCTCCTACCACCTTGCGAAAATGAATTTGCAGATTTTTATACGATTGTGCGCGACCCATTTGGTATTACCTTACAACTAACAAAAGAAAAACAACCTGATCCTGTTAAAAAAGGATAA
- a CDS encoding ATP-binding cassette domain-containing protein — protein MTKEFIRVEQATKIFRSKNWRGSVTEVRALDGVSLAIHRGETLGLVGESGSGKTTLGRSLLNLETLTQGNIFFEEQDLTTLSKSERKSIYQKMQIIFQDPYSSLNPRMTALELVMEPLLNESKATAKDKAEQILARVGIAGDALHKLPRAFSGGQRQRIGIARAVVNQPEFILCDEPTSALDVSIQAQIIQLLLTLQKDFGLSYLFISHDLSVIRHISDRIAVMYQGKLVELAPTQRLFEAPQHPYTKKLLAAAPIADPKLARAALAKKEIQQQIEVTDAFDWVEVAQGHFVRRNK, from the coding sequence ATGACCAAAGAATTCATTCGTGTGGAACAGGCGACAAAAATTTTTCGCTCCAAAAACTGGCGTGGCTCAGTCACAGAAGTACGTGCGTTAGATGGCGTCAGTTTGGCCATCCATCGCGGTGAGACACTCGGTTTAGTCGGTGAATCTGGTAGTGGAAAAACAACCTTGGGGCGTAGCCTTTTAAATTTAGAGACACTCACACAAGGCAATATTTTTTTTGAAGAGCAAGATTTGACGACCTTATCTAAATCTGAAAGAAAATCGATTTATCAAAAAATGCAAATTATTTTTCAAGATCCTTATTCTTCTTTAAATCCGCGGATGACTGCGTTAGAATTAGTTATGGAACCCTTGTTAAATGAATCAAAAGCAACTGCTAAAGACAAAGCAGAACAAATTCTTGCTCGTGTTGGGATTGCTGGAGATGCGTTACACAAGTTACCACGTGCCTTTAGTGGTGGGCAACGTCAACGAATTGGGATTGCGCGTGCCGTAGTCAATCAACCAGAATTTATTTTGTGTGATGAACCAACTTCGGCCTTGGATGTATCGATTCAAGCGCAAATTATTCAATTATTATTAACATTGCAAAAAGATTTTGGGCTATCGTATTTATTTATTTCGCATGATTTATCCGTTATTCGTCATATTTCTGATCGGATAGCAGTGATGTATCAAGGGAAATTAGTCGAATTAGCGCCAACGCAACGTTTATTTGAAGCACCACAACACCCTTATACAAAAAAATTATTAGCTGCGGCACCGATTGCTGATCCAAAATTAGCAAGAGCGGCCTTGGCAAAAAAAGAAATCCAACAACAAATCGAAGTGACAGACGCCTTTGACTGGGTTGAAGTAGCGCAAGGGCATTTCGTAAGGAGGAACAAATGA